A section of the Etheostoma cragini isolate CJK2018 chromosome 12, CSU_Ecrag_1.0, whole genome shotgun sequence genome encodes:
- the LOC117953673 gene encoding ras-related protein Rab-11B, which translates to MGNRDDEYDFLFKVVLIGDSGVGKSNLLSRFTRNEFNLESKSTIGVEFATRSIQVDGKTIKAQIWDTAGQERYRAITSAYYRGAVGALLVYDIAKHLTYENVERWLKELRDHADNNIVIMLVGNKSDLRHLRAVPTDEARAFAEKNNLSFIETSALDSTNVEEAFKNILTEIYRIVSQKQIAERSAHDESPGNNVVDISVPPTTDGQRGSKLQCCQNL; encoded by the exons TTGTGTTGATTGGGGACTCGGGCGTAGGGAAGAGCAACCTTCTCTCTCGCTTCACACGGAATGAGTTCAACCTAGAGAGCAAGAGCACCATCGGGGTGGAGTTCGCCACGCGCAGCATTCAGGTGGACGGCAAGACGATAAAGGCTCAGATCTGGGACACAGCGGGCCAGGAGCGCTACAGAGCCATCACCTCGGC ATACTACAGGGGAGCGGTGGGGGCGCTCCTAGTGTATGACATCGCCAAACACCTGACCTACGAGAATGTGGAGCGCTGGCTGAAGGAGCTGAGAGACCACGCCGACAACAACATCGTCATCATGCTGGTTGGCAACAAGAGCGACCTGCGCCACCTCAGGGCCGTGCCAACAGATGAGGCCCGGGCCTTCGCAG AGAAAAACAATCTGTCATTCATAGAAACGTCAGCCTTGGACTCAACAAACGTTGAAGAAGCCTTCAAGAATATCCTTACAG aaatctACCGCATCGTCTCGCAGAAACAAATTGCTGAGCGGTCTGCCCATGACGAGTCCCCGGGAAACAACGTGGTGGACATCAGTGTGCCACCCACCACGGACGGCCAGAGAGGGAGCAAACTCCAGTGCTGTCAGAACCTGTAA